The following coding sequences are from one Anguilla rostrata isolate EN2019 chromosome 16, ASM1855537v3, whole genome shotgun sequence window:
- the cfap263 gene encoding coiled-coil domain-containing protein 113 — MADDIEELADGVSEEAKTRLVETVEDLRQSNAALRAETEMFERFIRRQEAKDDSALSDGLGGIFQDMGMCQGRKARLAQEKHRLTMEQKCDVAEREHDTMREELQHLKESSERQLHSHQATMEEAEIRLSEVKKASYEFDRDVAKVIREKKGGMMDAEKVIRYIEDRIKAKDALVEKLRLKNGALRVQKRKLELQLKQKEEVGEARHHVDFQQLKIKNTQYLQQIDVLNQDLLRLKLLAGSTQQILHSHKNKLQQLINESKLLSNEIASRDDVVAKMEEEKRQAEHECAEAEVVNAQLKRQLESFSVPPLLDYIKAKSVHGELEQTVRSWERKVVIAEMALRNHTKMLEKIQLQVSGVADLSQ, encoded by the exons ATGGCGGATGACATCGAAGAGTTGGCTGATGGAGTTTCAGAAGAGGCCAAAACACGTCTTGTTGAAACTGTGGAGGATCTCAG GCAGAGCAATGCCGCGCTCCGGGCGGAGACGGAGATGTTCGAGCGCTTCATCAGACGGCAGGAGGCCAAGGACGACAGCGCCCTGTCCGACGGCCTGGGAGGGATCTTCCAGGACATGGGAATG TGCCAAGGGAGGAAGGCCAGGCTGGCTCAGGAGAAGCACCGGCTCACTATGGAGCAGAAGTGTGacgtggcagagagagagcatgacaCGATGCGGGAGGAACTGCAACACCTGAAGGAAAGCTCAGAGCGGCAGCTGCACAGCCACCAG GCCACAATGGAGGAGGCGGAGATTAGGCTGAGCGAGGTGAAGAAGGCCAGCTACGAGTTTGACCGCGACGTTGCCAAGGTGATTCGAGAGAAGAAGGGCGGCATGATGGACGCAGAGAAGGTCATTCGTTACATAGAGGACAGAATTAAGGCGAAG GACGCCCTGGTGGAGAAGCTGCGTCTGAAGAACGGCGCTCTGAGGGTGCAGAAGCGGaagctggagctgcagctgaagcagaaggaggaggtgggggaggcgCGGCACCACGTGGACTTCCAGCAGCTGAAGATCAAGAACACGCAGTACCTGCAGCAGATCGACGTCCTCAACCAGGACCTGCTCCGCCTCAAACTGCTGGCCGGGAGCACCCAGCAGATCCTGCACTCGCACAAG AACAAGCTGCAGCAGCTGATCAACGAGTCCAAGTTGCTGAGCAACGAAATCGCCTCGCGGGACGACGTGGTGGccaagatggaggaggagaagcggCAGGCGGAGCAC GAGTGCGCGGAGGCGGAGGTGGTGAACGCGCAGCTGAAGCGGCAGCTGGAGAGCTTCAGCGTCCCGCCCCTGCTGGACTACATCAAGGCCAAGAGCGTCCACGGCGAGCTGGAGCAGACCGTGCGGTCCTGGGAGCGCAAGGTGGTCATCGCCGAG ATGGCGCTGAGGAACCACACAAAGATGCTGGAAAAGATTCAGCTTCAGGTATCTGGTGTAGCAGACCTGAGCCAGTAA